TGGGTATGTTTGTGATTAAGAATCCGATGAAATGGTGGTTACTGGGCGGATCTGTCTTTCTGACATTCCTGGCACTGGGACGTAATTTCGATGCATTCAATGATTTCATGTTCCATTATCTGCCATTATACAATAAATTCCGTACGGTAGAGATGGCGCTGGTAATTCCTGGTCTGGTATTCCCGATTATAGGTATCTGGGGATTAAAGGAAATTTTGGCGGAAAAGGTGGAAGAAGCCCGTTTGAAAAAAGGTTTCTTTTGGTCTTTGGGACTGACCGGAGGTCTCTGTTTGATACTTTGGTTAATGCCGACGCTATTACTGAACTTCCAGTCTGCTTATGATGCACAGTTTCAGAATCAGGTACCGGAATGGTATTACACAGCTCTGTTGATGGACCGCGCATCTTTGGCTTCAGCCGATGCATTGCGCTCGTTGATCTTTATCCTCTTAGGGGCTGCACTCCTTGTTTGGTTCTGGAAATCCGGGAACAAGAAAACAACAGGCATGTTTGTGAGTGCAGGCATTGCGGTACTGATACTGGTCGATTTATGGACTGTAGACCATCGTTATCTGAATGATAGTAATTATGTCAAGGATAAACCGCAGGAGACCTATAAGGAGACAGTTGCGGATAAGGAGATATTGAAGGATACGGATGAATCTTTCCGTGTGTTCGGTTTGAATAATCCGTGGCAGGATACCAATGTCTCTTACTTCCATCATTCTATCGGAGGATATCATGCCGTTAAACTACGTAGATATCAGGAACTGATCGATCATCGTTTAGATCCTGAATATAGGAATATAGTTGGTGCTTTACAAAAAGCCCAGTCGGTAGATGATATTTATGCTGTGTTAGCAGCTTCTCCATCTCTGAACATGCTGAATACCCGCTATATCATCTATAATCCGGATCAGGCTCCGATCCGTAACCCGTATGCTTTTGGCAATGCCTGGTTTGTGGATAAGGTGGAAATTGTGGAGAATGCGGATGCTGAGATAGATGCGTTGAATACGATCAACCCGTTGGAAACGGCTGTTGTGGATAAACGTTTTGCGAAAGACCTGGAAGGTTTTACTCCTCAAAAAGATTCGACAGCTTCGATTGTATTGGAAAAATATCGTCCGAGCCGTTTGACCTATAAAACGAAAGCCGCTTCCGATCAGTTGGCTGTATTTTCCGAAGTCTATTACCAACCGGGTTGGAAAGCTTATGTGGATGGAAAAGAAGTTCCGCATTTCCGGGTCGATTGGATCTTGCGCGGAATGGTAGTTCCGGCAGGTGAACATACGGTTGTTTTCGAATTTTATCCGGACACCTATGTTTTGGCAGCCAATGTATCGGCTTATAGCTCATTCCTGATCCTGCTGTTGCTGTTGGCTGCTATAGGATGGTCGTATTGGACATACAGAAAAGAAAGTAAGACCAAGGAATAGAAGAAAAAAGCTAAATCATAAAAAAGCCGGGCTTACACTTCAATTTGAATCCCGGCTTTTTTTATTTATAAAAGTTCTTTTGGAATGCTGAGTATTTCTCTTTTTTCAATATCAACAGATTCCATACAGCTGCCAGGAAGCCACTGCCGTAACCGATGAGTTGTACAAAAGAGGCTATGATAGATAAGAATCCTATCTTGCAGTTTTTATTCTGGTAAGATGAATCCAGGAATATCAGCACGCAATAGATCAACAGAGGCAATAAACTCCATTTGCAGAAAAACGCTCCGATAAGAAAAAACAACGTTCCCAACGTGAAAACAGCAGGTAGTAGATGTACTATCTTCAAAGAATCCGGATACTTCTTGAATAAAGAGATACGTGCAATACCTGAATTATATACCTGACGGAAGAATTTCTTCCAGTCTGTCCGGCGCTTATGGAATACCCAGGCAGACGGGAACAGGCATACTTTATAACCGTTTTTGTAAAGACGTATACTAAAATCTATATCCTCTCCGAAGCGCATGGCAGAAAAGCCTTCTAATGCTTCATAAGCACTTCTCCGGATCCCCATGTTAAAACTGCGGGGATAAAACTTGTCCATTTTCTTTTTTCCGCCGCGAATACCTCCGGTGGTAAAGAAAGAGGTCATCGAATAATTGATGGCTTTCTGCACATCGGTAAAGCTGTCCGATGCTTTATCCGGACCGCCGAACGCATCGGCCCCGGTTTTCTGAAGTTCTTTATGTACAGCCTCGATATAAGCCGGTGGCAGAATACAATCGGAATCTAGAACGATCAGGTAATCGCTGTTGGCTTTGGTTGCACCGTGATTGCGGGCATTCCCCGGACCACCATTCGGGATAAAATAATAATATACAGCTAGCCTGTCCGCATACTTGTCTGTAATATGTTTACAGGTATCCTTTGAACCGTCTTCGACAATGATTACCTCGAAGTCTGTCCTTGTTTGTTTGGTAAGACTATCCAGTAACTCATCAACCTCGTTCGGACGGTTATATACGGGTATAATAAGTGATAATGTTGGGGACATATGTGTTCAGTTGACAGTTGACAGTTGACAGTTGACAGTTGACAGTTAGGTTTTATATTCGATACCTGATCGGCTGAAAGCCGAAATAACTGTCAACTGTCACTTGTCAACTGTCAATTGAATTAGTATCTGTAATGATCAGCCTTATACGGACCTTCTACCGGAACCCCGATATACTCGGCCTGTTTAGGACTCAGTTTAGACAGTTTCACGCCAATCCGTTCGAGATGCAGGCGGGCAACTTCTTCGTCCAGACGTTTCGGCAGGCGGTAAACACCTACTTCATAAGCCATCTGCCACAAATCCATCTGTGCCAGTACCTGATTGGTGAATGAGTTGCTCATCACGAATGACGGGTGGCCGGTTGCACAACCTAAGTTAACCAGACGGCCTTCTGCCAGCAGGAAGATAGAGTTTCCGGTCGGGAAAGTATATTTGTCGACCTGCGGCTTGATGTTGGTGTGCTGGATATTGGGGTAGTTTACCAGTTTTTCAACTTGTATTTCATTGTCGAAATGACCGATATTACAAACGATTGCCTGGTCTTTCATCTGTGTCATGTGCTCGATCGTGATGATGTCGCAGTTACCGGTTGTCGTAACGAAGATATTACCTTCTTTTACGGCATCTTCCATCGTTGTTACTTCGAAGCCTTCCATTGCAGCCTGCAAAGCACAGATCGGGTCGATTTCCGTCACCAGCACACGAGCTCCGTAAGAACGCATGGAATGGGCGCAACCTTTACCTACATCGCCATAGCCGGCAACGACAACGACTTTACCGGCTATCATTACGTCAGTAGCACGTTTGATGCCGTCAGCCAATGATTCGCGGCAACCGTACAAGTTGTCGAATTTGGATTTCGTTACCGAGTCGTTTACGTTGATGGCCGGAACCAGCAGTTCACCTTTTTCCATCATTTGATACAGGCGGTGTACACCGGTAGTTGTCTCTTCCGAAACACCTTTCATCTCGGCGATTGTACGATGCCAGCGCTGATTATCTTCTTCCAGGATACGGTGTAAAGTATCCAGAATTACCTGTTCCTCGTGATTACCGCCCTTACGATTGATCGTTTCGGCGTTATCTTCGGCACGGTATCCCATGTGAACCAGCAAAGAGGCATCTCCGCCATCGTCAACAATCATATGAGGACCTTTTCCGTCAGGAAAACGGAGTGCCATGTCAGTACACCACCAGTATTCCTCCAGCGTTTCACCTTTCCAGGCAAAAACGGGAACGCCATCGGCTGCGATAGCCGCTGCGGCATGGTCCTGTGTAGAGAAGATGTTACAGCTTGCCCAGCGTACATCTGCTCCCAACGCAACTAATGTTTCGATTAACACTGCAGTCTGAATGGTCATGTGCAGTGAGCCGGTGATACGGGCACCTTTCAGAGGTTTCTGATCGGCATATTTCTGGCGCAGAGCCATCAGTCCCGGCATTTCGTGTTCGGCGATCTCGATCTCTTTGCGACCGAAGTCAGCCAA
This is a stretch of genomic DNA from Parabacteroides chongii. It encodes these proteins:
- the ahcY gene encoding adenosylhomocysteinase, whose product is MSQLFPTNLPYKVADMSLADFGRKEIEIAEHEMPGLMALRQKYADQKPLKGARITGSLHMTIQTAVLIETLVALGADVRWASCNIFSTQDHAAAAIAADGVPVFAWKGETLEEYWWCTDMALRFPDGKGPHMIVDDGGDASLLVHMGYRAEDNAETINRKGGNHEEQVILDTLHRILEEDNQRWHRTIAEMKGVSEETTTGVHRLYQMMEKGELLVPAINVNDSVTKSKFDNLYGCRESLADGIKRATDVMIAGKVVVVAGYGDVGKGCAHSMRSYGARVLVTEIDPICALQAAMEGFEVTTMEDAVKEGNIFVTTTGNCDIITIEHMTQMKDQAIVCNIGHFDNEIQVEKLVNYPNIQHTNIKPQVDKYTFPTGNSIFLLAEGRLVNLGCATGHPSFVMSNSFTNQVLAQMDLWQMAYEVGVYRLPKRLDEEVARLHLERIGVKLSKLSPKQAEYIGVPVEGPYKADHYRY
- a CDS encoding YfhO family protein — protein: MHSLIKNVGKHVAALVLFLGLVMAYFSPAVFEGKVIRQGDNIKAAGQGGSQVEKYAKTAEPGEFSIWSDAMFSGMPYGPGYGNPAPELPSYSVVDNLLKMPGYFHAAMVFTGLVCFYLLMCVMGVNWWLAIAGAIAFAFASYNIIIIEAGHIVKAYVIAYMPITLAGMFLLFKRKWLWGAVLFLLGVAFSLSNGHVQITYYLVLLCLFIYIGYTVMKIREKAYGEWMKTSLIMAGCVILSVLPNAKHMYANWDLGEHSIRGATELTPKADESGNVEKVSSGLDKDYAFQWSYGWKELLTVMVPDVYGGGSGGTLDSSSELYKELKKNGAQVGKEVQTYTYWGDKPFTSGPVYFGALVCFLFVLGMFVIKNPMKWWLLGGSVFLTFLALGRNFDAFNDFMFHYLPLYNKFRTVEMALVIPGLVFPIIGIWGLKEILAEKVEEARLKKGFFWSLGLTGGLCLILWLMPTLLLNFQSAYDAQFQNQVPEWYYTALLMDRASLASADALRSLIFILLGAALLVWFWKSGNKKTTGMFVSAGIAVLILVDLWTVDHRYLNDSNYVKDKPQETYKETVADKEILKDTDESFRVFGLNNPWQDTNVSYFHHSIGGYHAVKLRRYQELIDHRLDPEYRNIVGALQKAQSVDDIYAVLAASPSLNMLNTRYIIYNPDQAPIRNPYAFGNAWFVDKVEIVENADAEIDALNTINPLETAVVDKRFAKDLEGFTPQKDSTASIVLEKYRPSRLTYKTKAASDQLAVFSEVYYQPGWKAYVDGKEVPHFRVDWILRGMVVPAGEHTVVFEFYPDTYVLAANVSAYSSFLILLLLLAAIGWSYWTYRKESKTKE
- a CDS encoding glycosyltransferase; protein product: MSPTLSLIIPVYNRPNEVDELLDSLTKQTRTDFEVIIVEDGSKDTCKHITDKYADRLAVYYYFIPNGGPGNARNHGATKANSDYLIVLDSDCILPPAYIEAVHKELQKTGADAFGGPDKASDSFTDVQKAINYSMTSFFTTGGIRGGKKKMDKFYPRSFNMGIRRSAYEALEGFSAMRFGEDIDFSIRLYKNGYKVCLFPSAWVFHKRRTDWKKFFRQVYNSGIARISLFKKYPDSLKIVHLLPAVFTLGTLFFLIGAFFCKWSLLPLLIYCVLIFLDSSYQNKNCKIGFLSIIASFVQLIGYGSGFLAAVWNLLILKKEKYSAFQKNFYK